TTATACGGCGTTTTGGTCTTTGCTGAGGTACTTCGCAACCACCAATGCCGCACATGCTGATATTGAAAAGGGGCATGAGGGAAAAGATGGCTCCAAGCCCTACCAGCATCCATTGTGAATCATGTATACCCTGTACGACGATAACAATACCTATGATGAGCCTCAGCGTGCGCATCAACGTCCATTTTTTAATATAGTCTCTCATTTCTTATTTGATACTGTTTACCAACTTATTTAAACTACGCCAACCACCGCCATTGAAGACCTGTTGGAAACCATGCTTTTCAAGGATGCGTTTTGCGCTTCCACTGCGGTTTCCGCTCTGGCAGAAAACCACTATGGCACCTTTGCCTTTAAAATTATGTAGGCTTGTTTCCAGTTCATTTAATGGGATGTTTACGGCGTTTTTCACTGAACCGTCAGAAAACTCCTGCGGTGTCCTTACATCCACGAGGAATGCACCGTTTTTAATTTCATCAGCTAACCGGTCGTTCTCTGTATCGGCCAGCTTATCTTTGAATAATCCGAACATACTATCGTTCATTTATTTTACTACTTCGTTTTCCTGTTCTTGCCACTCGTTCATTCCACCCGAATAGACCGTGATGTTATCAAAGCCATGATCCCTTAAAATCGAATGGGCTGCGGCAGCACGTACACCGCTCTGGCAATGGATAATCACCTTTTTGTCCTTACTGATTTTATCGAGGTTCTCCGCCAGCGCAGCCAGTGGCACATTCTCCGCTCCGGCGATATGTCCATCGGCAAACTCCCCTGTCATACGGACATCGACGACCTGCACGTCATCTTTATCCTTGATCGACTTGAAT
This Olivibacter sp. SDN3 DNA region includes the following protein-coding sequences:
- a CDS encoding rhodanese-like domain-containing protein — translated: MNDSMFGLFKDKLADTENDRLADEIKNGAFLVDVRTPQEFSDGSVKNAVNIPLNELETSLHNFKGKGAIVVFCQSGNRSGSAKRILEKHGFQQVFNGGGWRSLNKLVNSIK